Part of the Hippopotamus amphibius kiboko isolate mHipAmp2 chromosome 7, mHipAmp2.hap2, whole genome shotgun sequence genome, GCACTGTGCTTCCATTTGGATTGTTCTGAAATATAAGAATAACTGACAAATGCTCAAAAACAAGCAACCTGTTTACCTTTAAAACTAAACCAAAAAAGCCTTCTCAGTGAAAACTTGTTCTAAACTCTAACAGTAAGGTagaatattagttttattttccctctaCCTCAGAACAGGTAGATATTTTTTGGCATGCAGCATATCGAAAATATGATTTAGAACTGAAATCGTAAAACAATAATCCTTTTAAGGAAAATCAGTCCATAAACAGACCTGTCCTTCCACGAAAATCACaatctaaactttaaaaactggaCATTTTCAGCCTGTAATtctaataatgaaaatatcataACACTCGATTTTTTGCTTAACGGGAATGCTCAAAAGTAGATGAACacacaacagtttaaaaaaaaaaaggccacaggGATACTCAGCATTTGTCAAGATACAACACAATCTGATTCAGAattaaagatatatacaccctTTAGGCCACATTTGTGACATATTCTTTACAGATTCTCaaactaaagataaaaatttcaGTCCACGTTAAACATTTTAAAGCCtaatttctaataatttgttaaaaataaatctaactaagcCCACAGGGCAGAACTGAGCTGTTACACAGTGGCAACAAAAAGGCCAGCCCTCCAGGGGCCAGGGAGCCCCTCCACCAGTAACAATACATGAACTTAGATTTTACACTGAAACCCACATATTCTTATTGGGCTCTTTTACACTAATACGTAACTAAAGTGGAGACCAGCAAGTGCCTAAAGTATGagtgattttaagaaaatatcacATCTTGACTTATGGTATATGGGATATCACATCTCCCTCTGTAATGTTCACGTTAACAGTACAGTCTTAGCAAGAATTTGCTGGGAATGTCAGGAAAAAGAAAGCCACACACATCCAGtaatttaaaaagactatttcTGCCAGGGCTTGGggagtggtggtggtgaagaGTTAATCCAACCATGACTTTCACGCTGTTTTCGGTGAACATTCCACATCACATGCAAAGGCAACAAAATAATGCACCAGAGAGTTCCTAAAGATGTCTGTGAGCCTTACATTCTGGTGGGACACAGGTGCACGCACGGCTGAGCTGTGACATGGTGACGTTTGCTCCCTTTATTTTCTCATCCTTGGTTAAGCTGGATAAACCTGATGTGAACAGGGCAATAACAATATCAACCACTTGACTAAAACTCATCTATAACAAAAACTTGTGAATATTCTCATTTCTAAAGAGTAAAAGCAACAGTAATTGCCACTTCCTCCCCAGGCCTCACAATACAGCTGAATTTGACCACATTCCCTAACAGTGCGAGCACCTCTCTGCATGTTATTTATCCAAAGTCTCACACTGGACCAAATTCTCCCCATCAAATCAGAAAGATGAGAGCAGTAGTACAAGAATCTCTTGATAAATGTTGGCCCAACTACCTTACGTCAAGTATTGAAGAGTAACGTACCATAAAATGGTTGCCCTGCCTCCTTTACATCtaaaaattggtttttttttaaataaaagcaactgCACCATCTACagaaattttgactttttttttcttttaaatcagaagACATTATATACTGAAGATCAGTACATACAAGTATGAGCCTTCAGGCACAGACCCTGAGCCTTTAAACAAGATCATCCGGTACCAGCATTAAATGATTCATGAGGATTGAAAGTGGACATTTAGAACATTAAACTTTACATCTAGTTCATATGACCAGAGTCTTCAAAGAATGCTAGGGTCAGTTCCCTAACAGCTACAGAGTAGTGACGTGGGCATTCGTGTGTATAACCACGGATCCCTTCCAAATGGACACAGTGATATCTTGCTCTTTAAAAAGTCAATGGAAATTTCAATATCAAACACAGAATAAACTGTTGTCTAAAAGTTAAAGgcaacatttacacacacacttgTCTTCCATTACCTTATTGCATGTTTCCTGGTTAGTTGACATGGCTCGTGTAATAAAACTCCTACAATTTAATAAGTGGAGGTTTTAGATCCGTAGGGTTCAAAAACTAGGAGCCTATTCTCTTCCTTTTGTTGTGTGGTTTAACCCTTTTTTTATAAGGGTCTACACACTACAAGCTACCAAATGTGTGCTTTTAAACCTCATTCCTGGCAGCCCCCTCATCCCATTTGTCTCTGGGGGGATACAGAAGTAAGAGCACCTCAGGAATAAACCTACGAAACCAAAGAACGAGCTACTCGTGTCCTTTTAAGATGAAAAAGCAGTTCTGGGATCACAGTAAAGCAACCTATGGGGCTGAAGGCCGGTGTCCATACAGCAGAAGCTGAGGCCTCCAGCCCTGCAGGCAAACATCTGGTGACTGCCTTTCAGCTGTAAAGTAACACAGTAACATGGAGCAAAGAAGAAACATCTCAGCCACAGCGCAGCAGCAGGGTTCGCTTGGACACAAATCAGCCAAGCCCACCAGGAAGAAGACGCGACGGCAGGCTCCCTTCCGCACGCTCCGCCGTGGAAAGCCACTGCACCATGGTGGCAACAGGCCCCAAACCCCTGGATCGAAAAGCCTTTGGAAAATCTAATCGATACCCTGATCTCAGTCCATTAAGAAATCACTTGCAGTTAGTTTAATACATGAatgttaaaaatcttccaaaaattgtctttcaaatgtattttacaCATTAGACAGTTCTTAAGAAGGGAGAATACAGCTTCTTGACACTTAACATTAAAGGTTTTATTGGCCACATTCATCTTCCTCACAAAAGTTTTAAGTTATCTATAAGTCCTAGAATGTCAAAgtaggaagagaagaaaactgactaagtgtggggggcggtgggggAAGCAGCAGCTTGGCAACTGCTCCTCAGCGGACGCGTGCTCAGGCATCCTTCTTCTCCTGCAAGATTCTGTGCAGCTCATCTGCGTCCTCGCTCGTCTTCACCCGAATCAACATGGTGACCGGGGTGGTGGCGTTCTTCTCATCAACGGGGGGGTTGGGAACACAGACAATGAGCACATTGTTCTTCCCTGTGCGGGTACACGGCATGTTGGGCGGAACCAGAACGTTGAGCAGTATGTTGCCTGCATTtaaacacaggagaaaaatgCATCTATATATGTAGTACATAGTCTCACGACCCGACAGCTTTAACAGGCTAAACACTAAGTACGGAAGCAGCTTATGCTTCAAGGAGCCACAGGAACGTCACAAAAACGGGCTTGGTTCCCTGAGATGCCAGCACAGTGTCCCCACAACAGGACCTGGACTCGGCCTCTCTGAGGAGGAACCGCCTTCTACacacctgcccccccacctcccacagctGTGCCGCAGCCCGACGCCGGCAGCCCTTCAGAACACCCTGTGCTCTCCTGCACTAAAGGAAACACACGCTGGCACGACGTGAGTCTTCACTACATCACTCGAACAAAGAAAGAATGGTCAGCAGAGAAATGGCTCCGTCACAGAGGCCAGCACGGTGCACAGGGTGAGTGACGTGACTGTCAGAGTAGTCAAgcccacaggaaagaaaaaagccgCACAGAAGTTTCTTTCCGGGACACAGTCTGGTGTAGCCTGCCACCACTGACGGCTTCCCCTgagaccccccaccccaggcactaCCCCCTCCTTTCAGAGGACTGTTTTAAGGGTAAAGCTGAAGGGTGGGGTAAAGGGTGGACAGCAGTGAGTCAATGAACATTTGCTACATAAAAAGGATTCCTTTAAATGGTTAATTCTTCTTGAGTGTCTGCTAAACAGTCCAATTAACCTAGAGCATCTTAGTCACATTTCCAGTACAAAGGAAAATGGGAACCATTTCTGTTACTTCTTGGCAACAGCTTTTAACACATCTAGGTTTTCTTACACAATACTACCTGGCACTCAACTAAATCTATAAGTAATCAGTCAGTGCGAGATGAATTTGGCCTGAACAATCTCTATTTCATTCCAAAAAATACATCAATATACTTGAAAATCTCAATAACTAAAATCAGCAAAGCAGAGGGCTTTCAGATACTATGTGATTATGATTATTTTCTGCCACTTGAAAAAAAAGGTACCCACCTAAATTGGTGTCTGCCCGCACTAAAAGCTGTGTCTTCTGACTTGCTGTAGGTTTTAAATGCAGAGTGCCTACACCCTTCTCTTTAAATTCACTGTCTTTCTTGTAAAATAATTTAcacctatggaaaaaaaaaagttattatcaGACACTCAATGACATCACGATAGTCACAGTTTTCTAACAGCCGCTGTTCACACCTGTGCGGAAGTCTGTTATTAAATGACAACAGAGGAAGCTTAGGAAGAGTCTTCTGTTGACCCAGATCAGGTCTGGGCACAGGCAGATAAGAGGATCTGGAGTCCCTCCATAGTTTTTCTAACTATTACACAGCTCTTTAACATCACTTTCTGAAATTATCTTTTCTCAAAAGTCAGTCAAAATTACAGCCAAGCGTCCCACACCTCTCTGATGTGCTCCTTCAGCCTTGAGCTCAGGAGAGCTGACCTGGTCCTTAAAGAACAGGAACAAATGCAGGACAAACACTCTaccactgcccaccccctcccacccccatttcctGTTTCTGAATTCTCTTCAGGACTCCTTCAATTTCTGATCTCCCCAGACGTTAAAATAAGTCTGAAAAACATGCTTAAGCGAGGCCTAAAATAATGTGATCAAATGTCTCCTGTCACACATTTCCCTAGCTTATtaataaacaaatcaaaacccCTGCCTGTTCCTTTGATTTACTCTGATTAGAAAAAACCTTgcgaattccctggcagtccaatggttatgacttggcactttcactgttgtggcccgggtcggggaactaagatcccacaggccgtgcgGCATGCCCCACCCCTGCGccccccaaaagagaaaaaacttaaGTCAGGGTCATTCCTTTACATCACCTGTgtaattaaaatttataacagGCAAAAGGAACTGTGAGtctctttttaaagttctcaaaaataaacaatatttggGAATCCCACAGTTTGGTGATTTACACTGCAAAAACTGCTGGCATGTTAAGTCTGAAATTTTTGTACTAGAAAAACATATCCCGGGAAGCTTCTAAAAGGGCACAAatgtttttcagtaaatatatttgttaaaaagcaCTAATTTCATTGAGAGATAATACAAAATTTCCCTTTAGCCTTCTTCTGAAAGAAGCAGCtctcattaaacaaacaaaaatcaaaaatcgCAAACCAGCTCTCATCACTGGCGGAAAGAGAAGTATTTACACATCCTTAATGGGAAGGAATGGTTGCTACACAGAACTTTTTGGTTGTGAGAAAATTCACGAAGGTCAACCGTGTCTCCAGGAAGGAATCAGAGACTCCTCCTAATTTAAGAGCAGAAGTAAAACCAAACCTGACATCAGTGACCAGGTGACTGACTGTCTCtgtaggggaaggaggaggggagggggaggagaaaaaagagagagaatgatgaGATGAGAGCTGGGGGCAGGAAGAGCAAACAAGAAGAGACTGTCTCTAAAGCAcctgaaaagcaaaaaagagCTAGATTAACAGAAAACAGTAGGATGTACCCAGCAGGAAAGTTTTAGGGTCGGATTATTTTTAAACAAGCAGGCCAAGAATTCTTCCTTGTTCCATTCAAAGAGTGGGCACAGCCTGACCCCAGGATGGGATGCCCAGTAAATTCTGCAGGGACAATGGCACCCACACTCTCCAGACAGAAGCCTCTTCCCACGTCTCTGAAAAGTGGAATTCCTGTGACTACTACTTACTTTTTGGAGTAAAAAGCATCTTCTTCTTTTACTTCTGTAACTACTACTTTGGGTGGCTCATCATTCTCCTCTTCATCTCCaccttttattaaaaacaacactAATTCAGTAAGATTCAAATCAAGAGCTTGAAAACGTGATACAAGAAGTTTGTTACCTACCACCCTCCCTACCTGAACCTAAAAATTCCACTTGAGCTGACACAGACACCGAGAGCGCAGGCTGGccgcgtgggggtgggggcgggggcggggcactCACCGGACTTTTGTAGCAAAGCCTTAGAATGAAAGTGTCCCAACCTGTATGCAGCATACAGGCAAACTTACACAGAAAAACAATCAGTCAACACTCACATATACTCAGAAACCGACTGGAAAATAAAAACCTCAGGGAGGCTTCTAACACTTTCATCCCCAAATGTTCCTGTGACCACATCTGTGTCACGCCAAGGAATAACCAATGAGAGCAATGGCCAaagacaatgaagaaaataaaacttatacAGGGCGGGTTGTCAGAGAGATTAGTCCAGAGCCAAGTGTGAGTAACTGAAGCTTTGTCTGAACCGCCACGCCTCTGGACACACTGGTATGACGGGTGCCCTGCCGGACTGAGCCCAGCAGCACTTTCCTTCCCTCCGGTGTCCCAGCCACAGGGGAGCCAAGACACTGTTGGACACAAATTACGATCCCCTTAAAGAGAAAGCAACTGCATAAAACTCACTGATGAGCGACTAAGAAAAACAATTCAGGTCCCAATATTTCAGTTTTAAGAAGGTACTCCTGCGTTAGGCCCTCCAGCGTGGGCCCCAGGCAACTGTgattttaacaagctctccaagTCCTGCCAAGCCACACATCAAATGTGATAACCACAAGGTAAGGGATACGCGCTTCCCGGAGGGGCATCCTGCTGAGATGGAGACTCAATTCAAACTCAACATCCCGCTCCAAATGACTGAGTCCCTGTGACTATGACAGACTCTCCGTCTTACTTAGGGCAGGGAAGAAAGGGCAGCTCTTCATTCAACGCTTTGCCCTGGAGGGCCCCTGCCTGGGGATACAGTTGAGGAGGGCAAAGCAACGTAAGGAAAGTTTTCCTTCAggtagaaaaacataaaaacatttaaaaattcgaTATTTAGTGGCCCGCTGGCAACtgcagttttctttctcaagaaccAATATGCTAATACCTGAGAGATGCTGCTTTTAAGTAAGTATCCTCACAGACACTATTTGTTCCCAACCACCATGTGGTGACGAGGGATTAGGACACAACCCCTCTTTTCAGGGAGCTAAGAACAATGTAGGGAGTGGACGGGCTGGGGTTAAGGCCTGGTCTGGGGCACTAACATGACACACCACGGAAACTTCTAGAAAGGTGGCTGCAATCCAGACACATCTTGGGAAAACATTGTCAATTTGTTCCCCACGGCTATGaagtctaccttttttttttttttttttacagtagagTACTGCTTTGTTATGggaatttatttataaacaaatctcttaaaaacaaacaattcagtGAACATCCATGatgaattttttcaataaaatacaatcttcaaaaaatgttaattcacttaattcttttttttaatggaaaaccaTGTGTTTGACAGTTTTCAAAGTCACTGTGCCagatgttttcatattatttttctattctcaaCCCTTAAAATAACCCTATGAAATAGGCCTCACTCCAGGAAACAGCCTGGAAGGAGTTACTCAGCTCTGTCCAGGACCACACACATCCAGGAACGCGCGCCCAGACCCACCGCGTTGCCAAGACTGCGCTCTTCCCACTCAACACAGAAGCCCCCGACCCTACCACGGGCACCAAGCACTGACTGCGAGTTTACCTCTGCCCTCGTTACCACCACCTTCTGCTTGGCTCTCCAATGTTCTGGCAGAAAATGGTGAAGAGACTGGTTTACTCTGGGTAACATCTTTGCCAAATAAACTGGGCtttccagaagaaaatgaaaatccagtCAAGGGGCCAGAGTTTAAGGAGCCCAACACAGAACTATCGATTTTCTTGCCGAAGTTAAACGAGGCACTTGTTGCTCCTAGTGACGGGTTCTTGTTCTTTTCAGGCACAGCCTCCACCTTCTTTTCAGACGCATCCTCGGTTTTGGTGCCATGAAACACAAATGCTGACTCTTGCTGTAACTTTGTTGAACCAAACAGGGAAGGAGGCTGTGTTTCAGCTGATATTTTGCTGGTTTCACTTTCGGAATTACTGCTGCCGCTGTTTCCATGCTGCTGTTCGATGCTTGCTAAGTGTTTCTCGTAGTCCTTAAAGATGGGTGTCAGATCGCAGAGTGGGTTTGTATTCACATGCTTCGCGATCCAATCCCGAACAGAGCAGTTTAAGGCCGCCAACTGCTTGTGGTAGGCATTCCCGTGGCGGCCAGCGCCAGAAGTCGGGCCGGAGGAGGAGGGCTGCTGGCGGTCGCCATTAGCTTTGGGATTTGAAATCTTTTTATCGACCAAGGAGGTAGGGCCATTTACAGCAATAGAGCCTAcaggaaattacatttttaagaatttatttggaAGCTGATTTAATTAAATCATCTAGATTTTCATACCACtgtcttcatattttctttcattgtattCCATTTTTGTGACAGTTCAAGAAGTATGTGCAC contains:
- the NUP50 gene encoding nuclear pore complex protein Nup50; translation: MAKRIAEKELTDRNWDQEDEAEEVGTFSVASEEVLKNRAIKKAKRRNVGFESDGGGAFKGFKGLVVPSGGGGFSGFGNGAGGKPLEGLSNGTSITSAPPFSSTRAATETKATLGSIAVNGPTSLVDKKISNPKANGDRQQPSSSGPTSGAGRHGNAYHKQLAALNCSVRDWIAKHVNTNPLCDLTPIFKDYEKHLASIEQQHGNSGSSNSESETSKISAETQPPSLFGSTKLQQESAFVFHGTKTEDASEKKVEAVPEKNKNPSLGATSASFNFGKKIDSSVLGSLNSGPLTGFSFSSGKPSLFGKDVTQSKPVSSPFSARTLESQAEGGGNEGRGGDEEENDEPPKVVVTEVKEEDAFYSKKCKLFYKKDSEFKEKGVGTLHLKPTASQKTQLLVRADTNLGNILLNVLVPPNMPCTRTGKNNVLIVCVPNPPVDEKNATTPVTMLIRVKTSEDADELHRILQEKKDA